From one Saccharomyces cerevisiae S288C chromosome XVI, complete sequence genomic stretch:
- a CDS encoding uncharacterized protein (hypothetical protein; green fluorescent protein (GFP)-fusion protein localizes to the cytoplasm; not an essential gene; YPL229W has a paralog, YMR181C, that arose from the whole genome duplication), protein MMPYNTPPNIQEPMNFASSNPFGIIPDALSFQNFKYDRLQQQQQQQQQQQQNRTASSLQQPQQQQPISPPLFLVGAGTSENSNLNKNANTSTIPPLLFSRSSQHYVVPDIDHSSIIYKNNICKSFKDDLFFCPRSLLSLEEQQACEKMDRLTAEQMSLYHQNTQSSSNPGSMSSSPPNSASSIFNSRPKFNPYTSQSFNPLESVQE, encoded by the coding sequence GATGCCCTACAACACCCCTCCAAATATCCAAGAACCTATGAACTTCGCAAGCAGCAACCCCTTTGGTATTATTCCAGATGCGCTCAGTTTCcagaatttcaaatatgaTCGTCttcagcagcagcaacagcagcagcaacagcagcaacaaaatCGCACTGCGTCATCGTTACAGCAGCcgcaacagcaacaaccAATAAGCCCGCCTTTGTTTTTAGTAGGGGCCGGTACCAGCGAAAACTCAAACCTTAACAAGAATGCCAACACTAGTACTATCCCTCCTTTACTCTTTAGCAGATCGTCTCAGCATTATGTTGTCCCAGATATAGACCACTCCTCCATAATATACAAGAACAACATCTGcaaatctttcaaagatGACTTATTTTTCTGTCCAAGATCTTTACTTTCTCTCGAAGAACAACAAGCATGCGAGAAAATGGATAGGCTGACCGCTGAACAAATGTCATTGTATCATCAGAACACGCAATCCAGTTCTAATCCTGGTTCTATGTCTTCTTCACCTCCAaattctgcttcttctaTATTCAACTCTAGGCCGAAGTTCAATCCTTATACATCTCAAAGTTTTAATCCTTTGGAAAGTGTTCAAGAATGA
- the CET1 gene encoding polynucleotide 5'-phosphatase (RNA 5'-triphosphatase involved in mRNA 5' capping; subunit of mRNA capping enzyme, which is a heterotetramer composed of a Cet1p homodimer and two molecules of guanylyltransferase Ceg1p; Cet1p also has a role in regulation of RNAPII pausing at promoter-proximal sites; interaction between Cet1p and Ceg1p is required for Ceg1p nuclear import; mammalian enzyme is single bifunctional polypeptide; human homolog RNGTT can complement yeast cet1 null mutant), with product MSYTDNPPQTKRALSLDDLVNHDENEKVKLQKLSEAANGSRPFAENLESDINQTETGQAAPIDNYKESTGHGSHSQKPKSRKSSNDDEETDTDDEMGASGEINFDSEMDFDYDKQHRNLLSNGSPPMNDGSDANAKLEKPSDDSIHQNSKSDEEQRIPKQGNEGNIASNYITQVPLQKQKQTEKKIAGNAVGSVVKKEEEANAAVDNIFEEKATLQSKKNNIKRDLEVLNEISASSKPSKYRNVPIWAQKWKPTIKALQSINVKDLKIDPSFLNIIPDDDLTKSVQDWVYATIYSIAPELRSFIELEMKFGVIIDAKGPDRVNPPVSSQCVFTELDAHLTPNIDASLFKELSKYIRGISEVTENTGKFSIIESQTRDSVYRVGLSTQRPRFLRMSTDIKTGRVGQFIEKRHVAQLLLYSPKDSYDVKISLNLELPVPDNDPPEKYKSQSPISERTKDRVSYIHNDSCTRIDITKVENHNQNSKSRQSETTHEVELEINTPALLNAFDNITNDSKEYASLIRTFLNNGTIIRRKLSSLSYEIFEGSKKVM from the coding sequence ATGAGTTACACTGACAACCCTCCTCAAACAAAAAGAGCTTTATCGTTAGACGATCTGGTGAATCacgatgaaaatgaaaaggttaaattacaaaaattaAGTGAGGCGGCTAATGGCAGCAGACCTTTTGCCGAAAATTTAGAATCTGATATAAATCAAACGGAAACGGGCCAAGCTGCTCCGATTGACAATTACAAGGAGAGTACTGGTCATGGCTCGCACTCACAAAAACCTAAATCACGCAAGTCAtctaatgatgatgaagaaaccGATACGGATGACGAAATGGGTGCAAGTGGAGAAATTAATTTTGATTCAGAAATGGACTTTGACTATGATAAACAACATAGAAATTTACTATCCAACGGATCACCTCCTATGAATGATGGTAGTGATGCCAATGCGAAGTTAGAAAAGCCTTCTGATGATTCAATTCATCAGAATAGCAAGAGTGATGAAGAACAGAGAATACCGAAACAAGGTAATGAAGGGAACATTGCCAGCAACTATATAACCCAAGTACCTCTGCAAAAGCAGAAGCAAACTGAGAAGAAGATAGCGGGAAATGCAGTAGGAAGCGTGGtcaagaaggaagaagaagcgAATGCAGCTGTagataatatttttgaagagaaAGCTACTTTacaatcaaaaaagaataatatcaaGAGAGATTTGGAGGTTCTGAATGAAATATCTGCGTCTTCCAAGCCCAGTAAGTACAGGAATGTTCCAATTTGGGCACAAAAATGGAAACCTACTATCAAAGCTCTTCAAAGTATAAATGTGAAAGATCTCAAAATTGACCCATCTTTTTTAAACATTATTCCCGATGATGACTTAACAAAGTCAGTACAGGACTGGGTTTATGCTACAATATACTCAATTGCTCCTGAACTAAGATCCTTCATTGAGTTAGAAATGAAATTTGGTGTTATTATTGATGCGAAAGGCCCAGATCGTGTAAATCCACCAGTTTCTTCACAATGTGTTTTCACTGAGCTTGATGCCCATCTAACGCCTAATATTGATGCATCTTTGTTCAAAGAGTTGAGCAAATATATTCGTGGTATTAGCGAAGTCACTGAAAATACAGGTAAATTCAGTATTATTGAATCCCAGACAAGAGATTCCGTCTATAGAGTCGGACTATCCACGCAAAGACCAAGGTTTTTGAGAATGAGTACAGATATTAAGACTGGGAGGGTAGGACAATTTATAGAGAAAAGACATGTAGCCCAACTACTATTATATTCACCAAAAGATAGTTACGACGTTAAAATCTCCCTAAACTTGGAATTACCTGTACCTGACAACGATCCGccagaaaaatataaatctCAAAGCCCAATTAGTGAAAGGACGAAAGACCGTGTTAGTTACATTCATAATGATTCCTGTACCAGAATTGATATTACAAAAGTCGAAAATCATaaccaaaattcaaaaagtaGACAATCAGAGACCACTCACGAAGTGGAACTAGAAATCAACACGCCTGCACTGTTAAACGCCTTTGATAACATAACGAACGATAGTAAAGAATATGCATCTCTTATTAGAACGTTTCTGAATAATGGTACAATTATTAGAAGAAAGTTATCGTCTTTATCatatgaaatttttgaaggttCAAAGAAAGTCATGTAA
- the ALG5 gene encoding dolichyl-phosphate beta-glucosyltransferase (UDP-glucose:dolichyl-phosphate glucosyltransferase; involved in asparagine-linked glycosylation in the endoplasmic reticulum; human ortholog ALG5 can partially complement yeast alg5 mutant) codes for MRALRFLIENRNTVFFTLLVALVLSLYLLVYLFSHTPRPPYPEELKYIAIDEKGHEVSRALPNLNEHQDDEEIFLSVVIPSYNETGRILLMLTDAISFLKEKYGSRWEIVIVDDGSTDNTTQYCLKICKEQFKLNYEQFRIIKFSQNRGKGGAVRQGFLHIRGKYGLFADADGASKFSDVEKLIDAISKIETSSTDLKTTKPAVAIGSRAHMVNTEAVIKRSMIRNCLMYGFHTLVFIFGIRSIKDTQCGFKLFNRAAILKIFPYLHTEGWIFDVEILILAIRKRIQIEEIPISWHEVDGSKMALAIDSIKMAKDLVIIRMAYLLGIYRDNKKC; via the coding sequence ATGAGAGCGTTGAGATTCCTGATTGAGAACAGAAACACTGTCTTTTTTACGCTCTTAGTAGCCTTGGTGCTTTCACTGTATTTATTGGTCTATTTATTTTCGCATACACCAAGGCCGCCATATCCAGAGGAGCTCAAATACATAGctattgatgaaaaaggtCATGAAGTTAGTCGTGCCTTACCTAACTTGAATGAACACCAAGATGAcgaagaaatatttttatctgTTGTTATCCCAAGCTATAATGAGACAGGTAGAATTTTACTAATGTTGACAGACGCAATCAGCtttttaaaggaaaaatatggTTCCAGATGGGAGATTGTCATAGTGGATGATGGTTCCACAGATAATACCACACAATACTGTTTGAAAATTTGTAAAGAACAGTTCAAATTGAACTACGAACAATTCAGAATCATCAAGTTTTCTCAAAACAGAGGCAAAGGTGGCGCAGTGAGACAAGGTTTTTTACATATTAGAGGTAAGTATGGTCTTTTTGCCGATGCTGATGGTGCTAGTAAGTTCAGTGATGTAGAAAAACTAATAGATGCTATTAGCAAAATTGAAACGTCTAGTACAGATCTAAAAACGACTAAACCAGCAGTAGCAATTGGTTCCAGAGCACATATGGTAAATACCGAAGCCGTCATAAAGAGATCAATGATAAGAAACTGCTTGATGTACGGTTTCCATACCTtagttttcatcttcggCATCAGGTCTATCAAAGACACACAATGTGGATTCAAATTGTTCAACAGAGCCGctatattgaaaatttttccgTATTTGCATACAGAGGGTTGGATCTTTGACGttgaaattttgatctTAGCCATCAGAAAAAGAATCCAAATTGAGGAGATACCAATTTCCTGGCATGAGGTTGATGGCTCTAAGATGGCTTTAGCTATTGATAGTATCAAAATGGCGAAAGACTTGGTTATTATAAGAATGGCCTATTTATTAGGGATATATAGAGATAATAAGAAATGTTAG